ACGCGGCCCCCGTGTCGAGCGACGTCACGTCGGCCGGGAGGTCGACCAGCACCCAGTGCCAGAAGCCGCTCGGGGTCGGGGCGTCGGGGTCGAAGCAGGTGACCACGAAGGACTTCGTGCCCTCGGGGGCGCCCGACCAGCTCAGCTGGGGCGAGGTGTTGCCGGCGGAGGCCACCTGGTCGTCGGACAGGGGGGCGCCGTCGGTCACGTCGGTGCTCGTGACGGTGAACGACGCCGTGGCGGGGAGGTAGTCGTACGGGTTCGGGGAGACCGGTCGCTCGATGCCTGTGCTCATCCCTCGAACCTAGCCACCCCGGCCACGCGGGGGCCAGAGACACTGGACCCATGACCGACGAGCACGCCGACGCCGGACCCGCCCGCCCCTACCTGGCCGGGCTGGTGCTGGCGGGGCGCAAGGTCGTCGTCGTCGGCGGCGGGCACGTGGCGCAGCGGCGGGTCCCCTCCTTCCTCGCCACCGGAGCCCGCGTCACGCTGGTGAGCCCCGAGGTGACGCCCGCCCTCGAGGGACTGGCCGGCGAGCTCAACCTCGAGCTGCGCGAGTTCGTCGAGAGCGACCTCGACGGTGCGTGGTACGTCGTCGCGGCGACCGACGACCCCGACGTGAACGCCCGGGTGGTCGCGGCCGCGGAGGCCCGCCACACCTTCTGCGTCCGCGCCGACGACGCCCGCAGCGGCAGCGCCTGGACCCCGGCAGTCGGCCACCACGGCAGCGTGACCGTCGGTGTGCTCGGCAACCGGGAGCCGCGGAAGTCCGCCGCGCTG
This genomic interval from Nocardioides palaemonis contains the following:
- a CDS encoding YbhB/YbcL family Raf kinase inhibitor-like protein codes for the protein MSTGIERPVSPNPYDYLPATASFTVTSTDVTDGAPLSDDQVASAGNTSPQLSWSGAPEGTKSFVVTCFDPDAPTPSGFWHWVLVDLPADVTSLDTGAASADLPGSAFHVRNDGGEAGFMGAAPPEGDQPHRYFFVVHAVGEESLGVDADASPAVVSFNLAFKTLGRAILHGTYQH